The following are encoded together in the Anopheles nili chromosome 3, idAnoNiliSN_F5_01, whole genome shotgun sequence genome:
- the LOC128723337 gene encoding uncharacterized protein LOC128723337, with amino-acid sequence MTKLVVACVFIAVVLFGLIQASDLILGNIVSGDRILYSQVSTAPGIPGGLAYRAVNYTGIYNITAIRAYDRSFNRTGQAHLTGGGLYQRYANLALQTRVVGNALDYLVEIYGR; translated from the exons ATGACTAAACTCGTAGtagcgtgtgtgtttattgCCGTAGTCTTATTCGGCTTGATTCAAGCATCAGATCTCATTCTGGGCAACATCGTTAGTGGTGATCGTATTCTTTATTC GCAAGTTTCAACAGCACCTGGCATTCCCGGAGGACTTGCGTATCGGGCGGTAAACTACACGGGCATCTACAATATCACCGCGATTCGTGCTTACGATCGATCATTTAACCGTACTGGCCAGGCACATTTGACCGGTGGTGGTCTCTACCAGAGGTACGCTAATTTGGCTCTCCAGACACGAGTCGTCGGAAATGCGCTCGATTACTTGGTGGAAATTTACGGACGATAA
- the LOC128723336 gene encoding uncharacterized protein LOC128723336, with protein MQNDSLVRIPTNAWDQLRDLYKEDWPRHEIAYNNVHNYIRWIEREPQISATLIVCSLNDSWRENGTYIIIDHTDVFMYTLDPTGETLRRMLLLLDWHHSYLMNMCLYRAIVLEVYRLHRLDIAFDSADVIYYLPQQVALHFRFDLPVGLSLKHIPPQYASFIYNQWLNKSVGTEYFIERMLRWNVSMGLFCEGVREPLAWCIRTQNGALGLLGVVAPRKGYGSLVIKAFARRLAEQGCSTYASVRCSNVASRKLFEKLGFRETGEVTWMKNMKSTFSGTALRKAIKA; from the exons ATGCAGAACGACTCGCTCGTCCGCATCCCTACGAACGCCTGGGACCAGCTGCGAGACCTATACAAGGAGGACTGGCCGCGGCACGAGATTGCGTACAACAATGTGCATAATTACATCCGCTGGATAGAGCGCGAACCGCAGATCAGTGCCACCTTGATTGTGTGCAGCTTAAATGAcagctggcgggaaaatggaacctACATAATTATC GATCACACCGACGTGTTCATGTACACGCTGGATCCCACGGGCGAAACGTTAAGGCGCATGCTGTTGCTACTCGACTGGCACCACAGCTACCTAATGAACATGTGCCTGTACCGTGCGATCGTCCTTGAGGTGTACCGGTTGCATCGGCTCGATATCGCCTTCGACAGTGCCGACGTGATCTATTATCTACCGCAGCAGGTGGCGCTGCATTTCCGGTTCGATTTACCTGTAGGACTGTCACTTAAACACATCCCACCGCAATATGCATCCTTTATCTACAACCAGTGGTTGAACAAGTCCGTTGGCACGGAGTACTTTATCGAGCGAATGCTCCGATGGAACGTTTCGATGGGGTTGTTCTGTGAGGGCGTACGGGAACCGCTCGCCTGGTGCATTCgaacacaaaatggcgccctcGGATTGCTGGGAGTGGTCGCACCACGCAAGGGTTACGGCTCGTTGGTAATAAAGGCATTTGCTAGACGACTGGCGGAGCAAGGATGCAGCACGTATGCCAGCGTTCGCTGCTCGAATGTAGCTTCACGGAAGCTTTTCGAGAAGTTGGGCTTTCGCGAGACTGGTGAGGTGACttggatgaaaaatatgaagaGCACATTTAGCGGAACCGCGCTTCGGAAGGCAATAAAAGCATAG
- the LOC128723339 gene encoding uncharacterized protein LOC128723339: protein MTKLVVACVFIAVSLFGFVQGSDLIMGSIGSGDRLLYSQISTAPGIPGGLAYLAVNYTGDYSITALRAFDRSINRSGSVVLTGGGFLQRFVNLALQTRVVGDPVEYLVEIYGR from the exons ATGACCAAACTCGTAGtagcgtgtgtgtttattgCCGTATCCTTATTCGGTTTTGTTCAAGGATCAGATCTCATTATGGGAAGCATCGGAAGTGGTGATCGTTTGCTTTATTC ACAAATTTCGACAGCCCCGGGCATTCCAGGCGGACTTGCGTACCTGGCGGTGAACTATACGGGCGACTACAGCATCACCGCCCTTCGcgctttcgatcgatcaattAATCGTTCTGGCAGTGTGGTTTtaaccggtggtggtttctTACAGCGATTCGTTAATTTGGCGCTCCAGACACGAGTCGTCGGAGATCCAGTCGAATACTTGGTGGAAATTTACGGACGATAG
- the LOC128726789 gene encoding uncharacterized protein LOC128726789, which translates to METTDRLCIIPVDDWSELRDQYRKDYPKHHVAFSTIDNYVRWYEKDPSIKNLTIYCLNGTWRDDGTYLVVDRYQLFVYSWEPTNRVLERALHLLDWSGGLKVSSLLSRHRQPVLNVITTKQLTMEYDSETFLYYMPKADCDALNLSVPDGFELKSLSAEDASKANDVWPNRHQGSLFFLQRLAAWNPNVGLYDRSSGKLVAWCFRLQAGPLGALQVDAGYFRRGFGTVVALAVTKQIAALGQDCFALVNGNNEPSKRMFEQIGFKHDGEAYWIRTFPTAPDMEWVD; encoded by the exons ATGGAGACCACGGATCGTCTTTGCATCATTCCCGTTGACGATTGGAGTGAGCTACGTGACCAGTACCGTAAGGATTATCCCAAGCATCATGTGGCGTTCTCGACGATCGACAATTACGTGCGCTGGTACGAAAAAGATCCCAGTATTAAAAATCTCACCATTTACTGTCTAAATGGAACCTGGCGGGACGACGGAACTTACCTAGTCGTG gATCGATACCAATTGTTCGTGTACAGCTGGGAACCGACAAATCGTGTGCTGGAGCGAGCCCTTCACCTTCTTGATTGGAGCGGTGGTTTGAAAGTGAGCTCCTTACTTTCTCGGCATCGGCAGCCTGTGCTGAATGTGATCACTACTAAACAGCTTACGATGGAGTATGACAGTGAAACGTTTCTGTACTACATGCCCAAGGCAGATTGCGATGCGTTGAATCTCTCAGTACCAGACGGGTTTGAGTTGAAGTCACTTAGCGCGGAAGATGCATCCAAAGCGAACGACGTGTGGCCTAATCGGCACCAGGGATCTCTGTTCTTTCTCCAGCGCCTGGCAGCGTGGAATCCCAACGTTGGTCTCTACGATCGTTCTTCTGGGAAACTTGTGGCGTGGTGCTTTCGATTACAAGCTGGTCCCCTTGGAGCTCTGCAAGTCGACGCCGGGTATTTCCGGCGTGGTTTCGGAACGGTTGTAGCGCTTGCAGTGACAAAACAGATAGCAGCCCTTGGACAAGATTGTTTTGCACTAGTAAACGGAAACAACGAACCCTCAAAGCGAATGTTTGAACAGATAGGATTCAAACATGATGGCGAAGCGTATTGGATAAGAACTTTTCCGACTGCGCCGGACATGGAATGGGTGGACTAG
- the LOC128723397 gene encoding ethanolaminephosphotransferase 1 isoform X2: protein MIGIKYLNDAHLKGFEKYKYNCVDTSILSVYVMHPFWNKVVLFCPRWIAPNLLTFTGFLLTVVNFFLIAYYDYDFRAATLSPIPVPDWVWMLAAINLFVAYTLDGIDGKQARRTGTSGPLGELFDHGLDSYSAVLIPIYMFSLFGTADLPPVRMYFITLNVFLNFYLPHVEKYLTGVMFLPWGYDFVMWGVSITLAITGIFGAEFWQIPIFGVKPCHVFEMTLYVSAVITSHPIIIYNIYKSYRDKTGKMRTFSEAIRPLIPLSSLFVLCTAWVLCSRNGIIDMEPRLYFVMCGTLFSNICCRLIVSQMSDTRADLWNGLLNLLCVVTFFSILPYPAIGLPDLNVELERYLLYGLTTCVTIAHLHYGTGVVREMCHHFRIRCFKIPTASLPQTVSPPADDLEDIEL from the exons ATGATCGGAATAAAGTACCTCAACGATGCTCACCTGAAGGGCTTCGAAAAGTACAAG TACAACTGCGTGGACACTAGTATTCTTAGCGTGTATGTTATGCACCCGTTCTGGAACAAAGTGGTCCTGTTTTGTCCCCGATGGATCGCGCCCAATTTGCTGACCTTTACCGGCTTCCTGCTGACGGTGGTGAACTTTTTCCTGATCGCGTACTATGACTACGATTTCCGGGCGGCCACCTTATCACCCATACCCGTGCCCGATTGGGTGTGGATGCTGGCGGCCATAAACCTGTTCGTGGCCTATACACTAG ACGGTATCGATGGCAAGCAGGCACGAAGAACCGGGACCAGTGGACCCTTGGGAGAGTTGTTCGATCATGGGCTTGATTCCTACTCGGCGGTTCTTATACCGATCTACATGTTTAGCTTGTTTGGAACCGCCGATCTGCCACCGGTGCGCATGTACTTCATCACACTCAACGTATTTCTTAACTTTTATCTGCCGCACGTGGAAAAGTATCTCACCGGTGTGATGTTTCTGCCGTGGGGGTACGATTTCGTCATGTGG GGTGTATCGATCACGCTCGCTATCACCGGCATCTTTGGGGCAGAGTTTTGGCAGATTCCAATCTTTGGCGTAAAACCGTGCCACGTCTTCGAAATGACGCTCTACGTGTCCGCAGTCATCACTAGTCATCCTATTATAATCTACAACATCTACAA ATCTTACCGCGacaaaacgggcaaaatgcgAACATTCAGCGAAGCGATTCGACCACTGATCCCACTCAGCAGCCTGTTCGTCCTTTGCACTGCTTGGGTGTTGTGCTCCCGGAACGGGATCATCGACATGGAGCCTCGGTTGTACTTTGTGATGTGTGGCACGCTGTTTTCGAACATCTGC TGTCGCCTGATTGTCTCACAAATGTCCGACACCCGGGCGGACCTCTGGAACGGACTGCTAAACCTGCTGTGCGTCGTCACGTTCTTCTCCATCCTGCCGTATCCTGCTATCGGCCTACCTGACCTGAACGTCGAACTCGAGCGATACCTGCTGTACGGGTTGACAACCTGCGTAACGATCGCGCACCTTCATTACGGCACCGGTGTGGTACGGGAAATGTGCCACCACTTTCGGATTCGCTGCTTCAAA ATACCGACGGCATCGTTACCGCAGACCGTTTCACCACCAGCAGATGATTTGGAGGACATCGAGCTGTGA
- the LOC128723397 gene encoding ethanolaminephosphotransferase 1 isoform X1, with the protein MIGIKYLNDAHLKGFEKYKYNCVDTSILSVYVMHPFWNKVVLFCPRWIAPNLLTFTGFLLTVVNFFLIAYYDYDFRAATLSPIPVPDWVWMLAAINLFVAYTLDGIDGKQARRTGTSGPLGELFDHGLDSYSAVLIPIYMFSLFGTADLPPVRMYFITLNVFLNFYLPHVEKYLTGVMFLPWGYDFVMWGVSITLAITGIFGAEFWQIPIFGVKPCHVFEMTLYVSAVITSHPIIIYNIYKSYRDKTGKMRTFSEAIRPLIPLSSLFVLCTAWVLCSRNGIIDMEPRLYFVMCGTLFSNICCRLIVSQMSDTRADLWNGLLNLLCVVTFFSILPYPAIGLPDLNVELERYLLYGLTTCVTIAHLHYGTGVVREMCHHFRIRCFKVRPDDTKPTATTNNLDVNRNGSYPNKHHLNHRQRKVE; encoded by the exons ATGATCGGAATAAAGTACCTCAACGATGCTCACCTGAAGGGCTTCGAAAAGTACAAG TACAACTGCGTGGACACTAGTATTCTTAGCGTGTATGTTATGCACCCGTTCTGGAACAAAGTGGTCCTGTTTTGTCCCCGATGGATCGCGCCCAATTTGCTGACCTTTACCGGCTTCCTGCTGACGGTGGTGAACTTTTTCCTGATCGCGTACTATGACTACGATTTCCGGGCGGCCACCTTATCACCCATACCCGTGCCCGATTGGGTGTGGATGCTGGCGGCCATAAACCTGTTCGTGGCCTATACACTAG ACGGTATCGATGGCAAGCAGGCACGAAGAACCGGGACCAGTGGACCCTTGGGAGAGTTGTTCGATCATGGGCTTGATTCCTACTCGGCGGTTCTTATACCGATCTACATGTTTAGCTTGTTTGGAACCGCCGATCTGCCACCGGTGCGCATGTACTTCATCACACTCAACGTATTTCTTAACTTTTATCTGCCGCACGTGGAAAAGTATCTCACCGGTGTGATGTTTCTGCCGTGGGGGTACGATTTCGTCATGTGG GGTGTATCGATCACGCTCGCTATCACCGGCATCTTTGGGGCAGAGTTTTGGCAGATTCCAATCTTTGGCGTAAAACCGTGCCACGTCTTCGAAATGACGCTCTACGTGTCCGCAGTCATCACTAGTCATCCTATTATAATCTACAACATCTACAA ATCTTACCGCGacaaaacgggcaaaatgcgAACATTCAGCGAAGCGATTCGACCACTGATCCCACTCAGCAGCCTGTTCGTCCTTTGCACTGCTTGGGTGTTGTGCTCCCGGAACGGGATCATCGACATGGAGCCTCGGTTGTACTTTGTGATGTGTGGCACGCTGTTTTCGAACATCTGC TGTCGCCTGATTGTCTCACAAATGTCCGACACCCGGGCGGACCTCTGGAACGGACTGCTAAACCTGCTGTGCGTCGTCACGTTCTTCTCCATCCTGCCGTATCCTGCTATCGGCCTACCTGACCTGAACGTCGAACTCGAGCGATACCTGCTGTACGGGTTGACAACCTGCGTAACGATCGCGCACCTTCATTACGGCACCGGTGTGGTACGGGAAATGTGCCACCACTTTCGGATTCGCTGCTTCAAAGTAAGACCGGACGATACTAAACCCACCGCCACCACTAATAACCTAGACGTTAACCGTAACGGTAGCTATCCTAACAAGCATCATCTTAACCACCGCCAGAGAAAAGTCGAATAG
- the LOC128726166 gene encoding uncharacterized protein LOC128726166: MEDDRLVEIPRCDWEEWRDLYKRDWPRHEIAYNTVQNYINWSKYDRKIKDLVLYSLNGNWREDGTYIIIDRIDLYMHTLDESSDSLRRALELVDWDYYYVAVMCEHEKLLFATFKKLNVRVFIARPNTIYFLAKEDALRLDVAIPQGLKVDSLQPHHAKIINDLWPHREVGSEFALERLIRWNASLGLFDERGNLLGWCLLTQMGVMGSLGVIERRKGYGKIVVKAFAKKLAAMGINLYASILVENEPSRALFESVGFKAIKDVNWVRNCERKLVEWSCGEKREFN, translated from the exons ATGGAAGACGATCGTCTTGTGGAAATTCCTCGTTGCGATTGGGAAGAGTGGCGTGACCTGTATAAGCGAGACTGGCCGCGCCATGAAATCGCGTATAATACGGTGCAAAACTACATCAACTGGTCGAAGTATGATCGCAAGATCAAGGATTTGGTACTGTACAGTCTCAATGGGAATTGGCGTGAAGATGGAACCTATATTATAATA GATCGTATCGATTTGTACATGCACACGCTGGATGAGTCTTCGGATAGCTTACGCCGGGCACTGGAGCTGGTAGATTGGGACTACTATTATGTGGCCGTAATGTGCGAGCACGAAAAGCTCTTGTTTGCAACGTTCAAAAAGCTCAACGTGCGTGTATTTATCGCTCGTCCAAATACGATCTACTTCCTCGCGAAAGAGGATGCTTTGCGGCTGGATGTGGCCATTCCACAGGGTCTCAAGGTGGACTCGCTTCAACCTCACCATGCGAAAATTATAAACGATCTTTGGCCACACCGTGAAGTGGGTTCGGAGTTTGCTTTGGAGCGTTTGATTCGCTGGAACGCTTCGCTAGGGTTGTTCGATGAACGAGGAAACCTACTGGGATGGTGTTTACTCACGCAAATGGGCGTCATGGGCTCGCTGGGAGTCATAGAGAGACGCAAAGGATACGGAAAAATTGTGGTGAAAGCGTTTGCGAAAAAGCTGGCAGCCATGGGCATTAACCTTTACGCTAGTAtcttggtggaaaatgagcctTCGAGGGCACTGTTCGAAAGTGTTGGGTTTAAAGCGATTAAAGACGTGAATTGGGTACGAAACTGCGAACGAAAACTAGTCGAATGGAGCTGTGGTGAAAAGAGAGAATTCAACTGA
- the LOC128723340 gene encoding uncharacterized protein LOC128723340: MAGSDRLVEISPEDWTELKILFRSDWPKHEFAYHMLETYIKWNEQHQTTGVQCYSLNGNWRVDETFVLKDGFEIYFYSTAQDENSSLLIRLLLQIEWQSFSEVSMDFLDKFHQAILKVISEKHLKVVTSNLANYYYLSKEQAFQLHSPSLPEGYVFEKITLKDLDHIYDQWPLRTHISYESGYGLLKRLISFNDSVGLFNEKGQIISWCLSDQTGAHSDLQTMPAFRRKGYGRIVVIELAKRLALAGSDSKAYVLHGNENSIRLFESVGFKKMQNLHWMVASAEQ; encoded by the exons ATGGCTGGAAGTGATCGACTGGTGGAGATCTCACCGGAAGATTGGACCGAACTGAAGATCCTTTTTCGAAGTGATTGGCCAAAACACGAGTTTGCTTATCATATGTTGGAAACCTACATTAAATGGAACGAACAACATCAAACGACGGGTGTGCAATGTTACTCCTTGAATGGTAACTGGAGGGTGGACGAAACCTTTGTGTTGAAG GATGGATTTGAAATCTATTTCTATTCAACGGCTCAAGACGAAAATAGTTCTCTGTTGATAAGGCTGCTTTTGCAAATTGAATGGCAATCGTTCAGCGAGGTCAGTATGGATTTTCTGGACAAGTTTCATCAAGCGATATTGAAAGTAATTAGCGAGAAACATTTAAAAGTTGTGACTAGCAATTTAGCAAACTACTACTACTTATCAAAAGAACAAGCATTTCAGTTGCATTCGCCTTCTTTACCAGAAGGCTATGTGTTTGAGAAGATAACACTAAAAGATTTAGATCACATCTACGACCAGTGGCCTTTGAGAACCCACATTAGTTACGAATCGGGTTACGGATTACTGAAGCGATTGATTTCGTTCAATGATAGCGTTGGATTGTTTAACGAAAAGGGTCAGATTATATCGTGGTGTTTAAG TGATCAAACCGGAGCTCATTCGGATCTTCAAACCATGCCAGCGTTTCGTCGTAAGGGATACGGGCGAATAGTAGTAATCGAATTAGCGAAACGATTAGCTCTGGCTGGTTCGGATTCAAAGGCGTACGTTTTACACGGAAACGAAAACTCGATAAGGTTATTTGAGAGCgttggatttaaaaaaatgcaaaatctGCACTGGATGGTAGCGAGTGCGGAACAATAA